From a region of the Paenibacillus sp. R14(2021) genome:
- the trmL gene encoding tRNA (uridine(34)/cytosine(34)/5-carboxymethylaminomethyluridine(34)-2'-O)-methyltransferase TrmL, whose amino-acid sequence MAFHIVLVEPEIPANTGNIARTCAATGTILHLVRPLGFQTDDKTLKRAGLDYWHAVDVRYHDSFEELQELYPDARFFCASTRNSKVYSEQSYRDGDFFVFGKETKGLPQHILDAYPDTCIRIPMTDKVRSLNLSNSAAIVVFEAFRQLGFPGLA is encoded by the coding sequence ATGGCATTTCATATCGTGCTTGTCGAGCCGGAAATACCGGCAAATACGGGCAATATTGCGCGCACCTGCGCGGCAACGGGGACCATTCTTCATTTGGTGCGTCCGCTTGGGTTCCAGACGGATGACAAGACGCTTAAACGCGCCGGACTCGATTATTGGCATGCCGTAGACGTACGTTATCATGATTCCTTCGAGGAGCTTCAGGAGCTTTATCCGGATGCCAGGTTTTTCTGCGCCAGCACGCGTAATTCCAAGGTTTATTCGGAGCAGAGCTACAGGGACGGCGATTTCTTCGTGTTCGGCAAAGAGACGAAAGGGCTTCCACAGCATATATTGGATGCTTATCCGGACACCTGCATCCGCATTCCGATGACGGATAAGGTCAGATCGCTGAATTTGTCGAACTCCGCGGCAATTGTCGTATTTGAAGCGTTCCGGCAGCTTGGATTTCCGGGCTTGGCATGA